One window of Streptomyces sp. NBC_00273 genomic DNA carries:
- a CDS encoding DddA-like double-stranded DNA deaminase toxin, producing MEVSLPVKGGNTPPASPGFKVSPFLAPPAPQVSAGKLPVKVQAVPKATDPAPATVSAKVEVKNEATAKSLGIDGVVMAVKPADEASASVPLAVELDYRKFRNARGGDWGSRLQLVELPACALTSPKKPECQKRTPIASTNNSVSGTVTATLTSASGMRSRSAASAPTVLATTSSASGSNGSFTATSLSPTGSWEAGGNSGSFSWSYPMEIPSSLGGPAPTLGLGYSSDAVDGRTSASSGQSSWAGDGWDIAGGSNFIERTFVPCINDKKAGSGFNNPKQATGDLCHGPPTMTMSLNGASTQLVLADADASRKTWRPAQDDGSRVELLDGAVNGDTGGQHWRVTTVQGIQYYFGLNRVPGWTSGKEETNSAFTVPAYGNHPGEECYKASYSDSVCDQAWRWNLDYVVDPRGNAMTYWYGKERNHYGSNVQDDGKSTARGYDRGGWLKHIDYGLRSDNLFTPAPARIDFAVDERCIATKTFDCAPGKLVDGAPWDVAKNWPDVPADQICDSGKVCKDRYTPTFFTRKLLKDVTTSVLKNGKHDPVDTWALTQDFRPTGDGGVALEYPMWLAQIQHIGKNGDSDDVPMPPVVFEGIQLENRVDNNDDGSPPFLRWRVEKIRTETGAVIAAKYAPTECSAKEPKKLPSSHENNGLRCYPVIKEIPDPADPKGEKKLYVTDWFHKHRIDQVREEQPNAISPTKETNYEYIGAPAWAYDDDSEQLPEKSRTWSQWRGYERVRTVVGSAPDQRSQVEAVFFRGLDGDKAPSQPGGKRSVKVKDSEGGEIADNKLFAGQTRETLYYHGVDGALESASVNTPVARGPTATRKRADGAAPLESWIIGTDRVSSRSVLSDNRGQRRTAVEHAYDDRGRITKTTDRGDLSKTTDDTCTLYEYKDDATKWMFDFQSRVETLSKACDATGITRPADVISDTRVEYDSIGNVVKGESLASYDGATPKYTLTGTSTHDAYGRQTSTTDVYGKTTRTEFTPASGGIVTQVVTTNSLNHTSTNELDPGRGLPLAKEDANKKRSTFQYDALGRLVKAWSAERNPATQIPNAEFSYDIRPGSADAPVVITNKYLMESGTYRTRYDLYDGSLRLRQTQQRALDKGRVITDTFYDSRGQVRMQNGGYYNDQDPSNQIWLPVESKIPSSTATTYDGMGRPVATIARKNGQETWRTTTTYGGDWVAVDPPKGDTPTKAFLDAQGRKTELHQYAGDGPTGTVANAIKYAYTSKGQLDKVTDQAGNVWSYKYDLRGRPYEVSDPDKGVTTTTYDIGDRPQTVTDARGKTVAFAYDALGRGIATHEGSLQGRKLTEQTYDTLPGALGLPVSSARYDEQGNAYVQAVTGYDTGYRPLGSKVVIPANEGKLAGTYNYSNTYTKTLGMPSSVLHPATSGLPADRVSITYNGLDQAYMAAINGRAFLTSSEFSPLGDLTRTHVGEANKQIVSTFEFDEQTRRPTRSYITQQSGTTGYRQISDVTTKYDDTGNVLKITDKQDGTPAAADTQCFAYDHLRRMTGAWTATDDCTSQPGSNGPGSAPKVGGPEAYWHSYTFDAVGNRTSETKHDPSGNTSKDVTRSHTYSTAAGTKNQLLKVDTKGPEGTRTESYAYDAAGNTTRRDLSHGAQQLDWDLEGRLKKVTAGEGTSAKDTEYLYDAQGNRLIRRDPTSTTLYLPGTELQITKATEAVKATRYYSGPNGAAMVRTVEAGKTTNSYLLGDHNGTATTAVDAATQTVTRRKFTPFGEARGASPSSWPGEKGFVGGTLDESTGLTHLGAREYDPAIGRFISVDPEMNMAESQAMNPYGYANNSPITFSDPTGRSWLGNIGAVLGGVLGTVLSAVDLALSSYHKYKNQLRGGSAPAPAKPVSTVSTADVERAKQLKAQSKADIALSIAKEVFKGVTGYDDIVACIGGDLGTCGMLALEQAFGIFGKAKRFAKAMARAVKMFSKWADDIGWATRTLTRADDEAKALAKYNDDLSSWQRRADADAAAARKADEVEAPASGKSDSGGSGGSGDGAGATGSGSGKPEFVEKAHSELADKRPTTGRIFDSSGNALGGADGVHEITSGTSKLSKQTTAYLHQAARERRGVKPIHPKFRYPQDTHVESQYATYMRDNGITSADVVINHTKMCDDSLNCFTGVPAILPRGSVMRVWVAGRESPIIRRGTA from the coding sequence GTGGAAGTCTCCCTGCCCGTCAAGGGCGGGAACACTCCGCCCGCGTCACCCGGATTCAAGGTCTCGCCGTTCCTTGCGCCGCCTGCGCCGCAGGTTTCCGCCGGAAAGCTGCCGGTCAAGGTACAGGCCGTACCGAAGGCGACCGACCCCGCGCCGGCCACCGTCTCGGCCAAGGTCGAGGTCAAGAACGAAGCTACGGCCAAGTCCCTCGGCATCGACGGCGTCGTCATGGCCGTCAAGCCCGCTGACGAGGCTTCCGCCTCCGTTCCCCTTGCCGTCGAGCTGGACTACCGAAAGTTCCGCAACGCTCGCGGCGGCGACTGGGGTTCGCGTCTCCAGTTGGTCGAGCTCCCCGCATGTGCCCTGACCTCCCCGAAGAAGCCGGAGTGCCAGAAGCGCACCCCGATTGCATCGACGAACAACTCGGTCAGCGGTACGGTCACGGCCACGCTGACCTCAGCCTCAGGCATGCGGTCTCGCTCGGCCGCCTCTGCACCGACGGTACTCGCAACGACGTCCAGCGCGAGCGGCAGCAACGGCAGCTTCACCGCGACCTCGCTGAGCCCGACTGGCTCCTGGGAGGCGGGAGGCAACTCCGGTAGCTTCTCGTGGTCGTACCCGATGGAGATCCCTTCATCACTCGGCGGTCCGGCGCCCACCCTTGGCCTCGGCTACTCATCGGACGCAGTCGACGGCCGCACCTCCGCCTCATCGGGGCAGTCCTCTTGGGCCGGTGACGGCTGGGACATTGCCGGGGGCTCGAACTTCATCGAGCGCACCTTCGTGCCCTGCATCAACGACAAGAAGGCCGGCTCCGGGTTCAACAACCCCAAGCAGGCGACCGGAGACCTGTGTCACGGTCCTCCGACCATGACAATGTCCCTCAACGGGGCCTCGACCCAGCTGGTCCTTGCGGACGCGGACGCCAGCAGGAAGACGTGGCGGCCCGCCCAGGACGACGGCTCCCGCGTAGAGCTGCTGGACGGCGCTGTCAACGGTGACACCGGTGGTCAGCACTGGCGCGTCACCACGGTCCAGGGCATCCAGTACTACTTCGGCCTCAACCGGGTACCGGGCTGGACCTCGGGCAAGGAGGAGACCAACTCCGCCTTCACCGTGCCCGCCTACGGCAACCACCCCGGCGAGGAGTGCTACAAGGCCTCCTACAGCGACTCGGTCTGTGACCAGGCCTGGCGCTGGAACCTCGACTACGTCGTGGACCCGCGCGGGAACGCGATGACGTACTGGTATGGCAAGGAGCGCAACCACTATGGCTCCAACGTCCAGGACGACGGCAAGTCCACCGCTCGCGGATACGACCGTGGCGGCTGGCTCAAGCACATCGACTACGGTCTGCGGTCCGACAACCTGTTCACGCCCGCCCCGGCGCGCATCGACTTCGCCGTCGACGAACGCTGTATTGCCACCAAGACCTTCGACTGCGCCCCGGGCAAGCTCGTCGACGGTGCCCCGTGGGACGTCGCCAAGAACTGGCCCGACGTTCCCGCCGACCAGATCTGCGACAGCGGCAAGGTCTGCAAGGACCGCTACACCCCCACCTTCTTCACCCGCAAGCTCCTCAAGGACGTCACCACCAGCGTTCTGAAGAACGGCAAGCACGACCCGGTGGACACCTGGGCCCTCACCCAGGACTTCCGCCCCACCGGCGACGGCGGGGTCGCGCTCGAGTACCCGATGTGGCTGGCGCAGATCCAGCACATCGGCAAGAACGGCGACAGCGACGACGTACCCATGCCCCCTGTCGTCTTCGAAGGCATCCAGCTGGAGAACCGGGTCGACAACAACGACGACGGCAGCCCTCCGTTCCTGCGCTGGCGCGTCGAGAAGATCCGCACCGAGACCGGCGCGGTCATCGCGGCCAAGTACGCGCCGACCGAATGCAGCGCCAAGGAGCCGAAGAAGCTCCCCTCATCCCACGAGAACAACGGGCTGCGCTGCTACCCAGTGATCAAGGAGATCCCCGACCCGGCAGATCCCAAGGGCGAGAAGAAGCTCTACGTCACCGACTGGTTCCACAAGCACCGCATCGACCAAGTCCGCGAGGAACAGCCCAACGCGATCTCGCCGACCAAGGAAACCAACTACGAGTACATCGGCGCCCCTGCCTGGGCGTACGACGATGACAGTGAGCAGTTGCCGGAGAAGTCCCGTACCTGGTCGCAGTGGCGCGGTTACGAACGCGTCCGCACCGTTGTAGGCTCAGCCCCCGATCAGCGCTCCCAGGTCGAAGCAGTCTTCTTCCGTGGCTTGGACGGCGACAAGGCCCCTTCCCAGCCTGGCGGCAAGCGTTCCGTCAAGGTCAAGGACTCCGAGGGCGGCGAGATCGCCGACAACAAGCTCTTCGCCGGCCAGACACGGGAGACGCTCTACTACCACGGCGTGGACGGCGCTCTCGAGTCTGCCTCCGTCAACACCCCCGTGGCCCGCGGCCCCACAGCAACACGAAAGCGCGCCGACGGCGCGGCACCACTGGAATCGTGGATCATCGGGACCGATAGGGTCTCCTCACGCTCGGTCCTGTCCGACAACCGCGGACAGCGCCGGACCGCCGTGGAGCACGCCTACGACGACCGCGGCCGCATCACCAAGACGACCGACCGCGGCGACCTGTCCAAGACCACGGACGACACCTGCACGCTCTACGAATACAAAGACGACGCCACCAAGTGGATGTTCGACTTCCAGAGCCGGGTCGAAACACTCAGCAAGGCCTGTGACGCAACCGGCATAACCAGGCCCGCAGACGTCATATCCGACACGCGCGTCGAGTACGACAGCATCGGCAACGTCGTCAAGGGCGAGTCCCTCGCCTCCTACGACGGGGCCACGCCCAAGTACACGCTCACCGGCACCAGCACCCACGATGCCTACGGCCGCCAGACCTCCACCACGGACGTCTACGGCAAGACCACCCGGACCGAATTCACCCCCGCCTCCGGTGGCATCGTCACCCAGGTCGTCACGACCAACTCGCTCAACCACACCTCCACCAACGAACTCGACCCCGGCCGCGGACTACCCCTGGCCAAGGAGGACGCCAACAAGAAGCGCAGCACCTTTCAGTACGACGCTCTCGGCCGACTGGTGAAGGCCTGGTCCGCCGAGCGCAACCCGGCCACCCAGATCCCGAACGCGGAATTCTCCTACGACATCCGCCCCGGATCAGCCGACGCCCCCGTCGTCATCACCAACAAGTACCTGATGGAGAGCGGTACCTACCGCACCCGGTACGACCTCTACGACGGCTCCCTGCGACTGCGCCAGACCCAGCAGCGCGCGCTGGACAAGGGACGTGTCATCACCGACACGTTCTACGACAGCCGCGGCCAGGTCCGCATGCAGAACGGCGGCTACTACAACGACCAGGACCCCTCGAACCAGATCTGGCTACCGGTCGAAAGCAAAATCCCTTCATCCACCGCCACCACGTACGACGGCATGGGCCGCCCCGTGGCGACCATCGCCCGCAAGAACGGACAGGAAACCTGGCGCACCACCACCACCTACGGTGGTGACTGGGTCGCCGTCGACCCGCCGAAGGGCGACACCCCCACCAAGGCATTCCTGGACGCCCAGGGCCGCAAGACCGAACTCCACCAGTACGCCGGCGACGGCCCCACCGGCACAGTCGCCAACGCCATCAAGTACGCCTACACCTCCAAGGGGCAGCTGGACAAGGTAACCGACCAGGCCGGCAACGTCTGGTCCTACAAGTACGACCTGCGCGGCCGACCGTACGAGGTCAGTGACCCCGACAAGGGAGTCACCACCACCACGTACGACATCGGCGACCGGCCTCAGACCGTCACCGACGCCCGCGGCAAGACCGTCGCCTTCGCCTACGATGCGCTCGGCCGTGGCATCGCCACGCATGAGGGATCCCTCCAGGGACGCAAGCTCACCGAGCAGACTTACGACACACTGCCTGGCGCTTTGGGCCTCCCCGTCTCATCGGCACGCTACGACGAACAGGGCAACGCCTACGTCCAGGCCGTCACCGGCTACGACACCGGCTACCGTCCTCTCGGCAGCAAGGTCGTCATCCCTGCCAACGAAGGCAAACTCGCCGGCACATACAACTACAGCAACACCTACACCAAGACCCTCGGCATGCCCTCCTCGGTGCTGCACCCCGCCACGAGCGGGCTGCCTGCCGACCGGGTCAGCATCACGTACAACGGGCTTGACCAGGCCTACATGGCCGCCATCAACGGGCGCGCCTTCCTCACCAGCTCCGAGTTCAGCCCGCTGGGCGATCTCACCCGCACGCATGTGGGTGAGGCGAACAAGCAGATCGTCTCGACCTTCGAGTTCGACGAGCAGACGCGGCGGCCGACCCGCTCCTACATCACTCAGCAGTCGGGAACGACTGGATATCGCCAGATCAGTGACGTCACGACGAAGTACGACGACACCGGCAATGTCCTGAAGATCACCGACAAGCAGGACGGAACGCCGGCAGCAGCTGACACACAGTGTTTCGCCTACGACCATTTGCGCCGGATGACCGGCGCATGGACCGCAACGGACGACTGCACCAGCCAGCCGGGCAGCAACGGTCCGGGATCCGCTCCCAAGGTCGGAGGCCCGGAAGCCTATTGGCACTCCTACACCTTCGACGCCGTCGGCAACCGCACGTCGGAGACCAAACACGACCCGAGCGGCAACACGTCCAAGGACGTCACCCGCTCCCACACCTACTCGACCGCAGCCGGAACGAAGAACCAGCTGCTCAAGGTCGACACAAAGGGACCCGAGGGCACCCGAACCGAGAGCTACGCCTACGACGCCGCAGGCAACACCACCCGCCGCGACCTCTCCCACGGCGCACAACAGCTTGACTGGGATCTCGAAGGCCGCCTCAAGAAGGTGACCGCGGGTGAGGGAACCTCGGCGAAGGACACCGAGTACCTCTACGACGCTCAAGGCAACCGGCTCATCCGCCGCGACCCCACCAGCACCACCCTCTACCTGCCCGGCACCGAACTTCAGATCACCAAGGCCACAGAAGCAGTCAAGGCCACCCGCTATTACTCCGGCCCCAACGGCGCGGCCATGGTCCGCACCGTCGAAGCCGGCAAGACAACCAACTCCTACCTACTCGGTGACCACAACGGCACCGCCACCACCGCGGTCGACGCAGCAACCCAGACCGTCACCCGACGCAAATTCACCCCGTTCGGCGAGGCGCGCGGAGCAAGCCCCTCCTCATGGCCAGGCGAGAAGGGATTCGTTGGCGGCACCCTTGACGAATCAACCGGACTGACACATCTCGGGGCCCGAGAGTACGACCCGGCCATCGGCCGGTTCATCTCAGTCGACCCCGAGATGAACATGGCCGAGTCACAGGCCATGAACCCATATGGGTACGCCAACAACAGCCCGATCACCTTCAGCGACCCCACCGGACGCTCCTGGCTCGGCAACATCGGTGCAGTGCTGGGTGGTGTGCTCGGCACGGTCCTGAGTGCAGTGGACCTCGCCCTTTCGAGCTATCACAAGTACAAGAACCAGCTTCGCGGCGGCAGCGCGCCAGCCCCGGCCAAACCCGTATCGACTGTCTCGACGGCAGACGTAGAACGCGCCAAGCAACTCAAGGCGCAAAGCAAGGCCGACATCGCCCTATCCATCGCCAAGGAAGTATTCAAGGGCGTCACAGGCTACGACGACATCGTCGCCTGCATCGGCGGCGACCTGGGCACCTGCGGCATGCTCGCCCTCGAGCAAGCCTTCGGCATCTTCGGCAAGGCCAAGCGCTTCGCCAAAGCCATGGCCCGCGCCGTCAAAATGTTCAGCAAGTGGGCCGACGACATCGGCTGGGCCACCCGAACCCTCACACGCGCAGACGACGAAGCCAAAGCACTCGCCAAATACAACGACGACCTCTCCTCGTGGCAACGCCGCGCAGACGCAGACGCAGCGGCAGCCAGAAAAGCAGACGAGGTAGAAGCCCCAGCGTCCGGAAAGTCCGACTCCGGAGGTAGCGGAGGTAGCGGGGATGGTGCGGGTGCTACTGGCAGTGGAAGCGGGAAGCCCGAATTTGTCGAAAAGGCACACAGTGAGCTCGCCGACAAACGCCCCACCACCGGCCGCATATTCGATTCCTCCGGAAACGCTCTAGGTGGGGCTGACGGTGTGCACGAAATAACCAGCGGCACGTCGAAGCTTTCCAAGCAAACCACCGCATACTTGCACCAGGCGGCAAGGGAGAGGCGAGGAGTCAAACCGATTCACCCGAAGTTCCGCTACCCTCAGGACACTCACGTAGAATCTCAGTACGCCACCTACATGCGCGACAACGGAATCACGAGCGCGGATGTTGTGATTAACCACACAAAGATGTGCGATGATTCGCTGAATTGCTTCACCGGGGTACCAGCCATTCTCCCTCGGGGTTCGGTGATGCGAGTTTGGGTCGCCGGGCGAGAAAGTCCGATCATTCGAAGAGGTACAGCTTGA